The sequence GGCCGCTGGCCAAGGTCATGCGCACCGCCTCGGGCACGAACATCGCCACCAGGAAGGCGTCGGTACGTGCGCCGGCACCCCATGCGGCCACCAGCAGCCATTCGCGGGCAAAGCCCAGCACCAGGCCGGCCACCGTGGCCAGGGTCAAGCTGAGCGTGGTGCGCAGCATCGGCTCAGTGCAGCAGGGTCAGCAGGTTCTTGCCGCCCACCCGGTAGTTGAGGTTGTGCGGGCGTTCGCCCATGACCTTGGCTCCGGTACCGCCGACGATCTTGTACGGCGCCACATCCTTGGCCACCACGGTATTGGCGGTGACCACGCTGCCACGGCCCAGGCGCGCACCGTGGGCGACCAGCGCGCGGCTGGCAACCCACACGTAGTCCTCGATCACGATCGGCGCGGAGATCGACCAGAACTCCGGTGCGGCGAGATCATGGCTGCCGGCGATGATCAGCACGTGGGAGGCGATGGCGACGTGGTCGCCGATGCGCAGGCCGGCGCGGGCATCGATCTGGCAGTGCCAGGCGATGACGCTGTCGCGCCCGATCACCAGGTTGTTGATCCCCAGCACCTCGGTGTTGCGCCAGATGGTCGAGCCCTCGCCGATCTTGGCCCCGCCCAGCCGCAGCCAGGTCAGCCGCACCCAGTGGAACGGCACCTTGTTGATGGCGATGTTGTAGAGCTGCTCCCACATCCGCAGCCAGCGGTCCTTGAACGTCGGCCAGTTGATACCGAAGGCCGGCACCAGCTGGATGCCCAGGTCCTGCTTGAACGCGGCGTACAGGCGGCGGGCGTTGGCATCGGCCAGCCGCTGTTCGATGTCCACCGAGCAGATCGACACCCGCACCCCGTCGCTGCCGGGTTCCTCGAACACGACCTCGTTGGCCAGCAGCCACTGGTAGGCGTCGGCGACCTGCGGCGGCGCCAGTTGCAGGCGCGCGGCGTAGTCGTCCAGCCGCGTGGCCAGGTCGTTGGAGTGGTGGATGCGGTGCCTCATGGTTTGTCTCCGGATGACAGTCTGGGAGCGCCCGGCGATCCGGCCGCGACGGCGGCCGCGCCCTGCATGCCCAGTCCGGCCACCAGCCAGAACAGTGCAAGCAGGACCATCGTCGAGCTGTAGTAGTGGTCGATCAGGCCAGTGACCAGCGCGGCCACCAGCGCGGTGGTGGCGCCCATCCAGATCGCGTTGCCGGCATGGATCGGGCCGGGGCGGCCGCGCGGGGCCACCGCGCGCCACCAGCGCACGGTCGTGACCACGTGCAGCAGCATGCCGATCAGGCCCAGCTTGTAGACCAGGTGCAGCCACAGGTTGGAAATGCCAAGCAGGCCGCTGCCCGGCACAGGCGGTTCGGTCCTGAAGCCGATGCCCAGCGGGTAGCGCGCCATTGCCTCGGGGAAGCGCCGGTATTCGTCCATGCGCACTTCGGTGGACGCATTCCCGGCGCTGAACATGGTGGCCAGTCGCGCCTGCAGCGGCGCGTAACCCAGCGCCAGTCCGGCTCCGAGCAGCACCCCACCCAGCAACAGCGCGCGTGCACCGGGCACACGCAGCCAGGCCAGCCAGGCCAGCACCACGCCCACGGCCAGGATGGCGCCACGCGAGCCGGACAGCAGCAGCGCCGCGGCGCCAAGCACGGCCACCGCCACGCCGAGCCAGCGGCGCCAGCCGGAAGTGCCCAGCGCATAGAACGCTGCCAAGGGCACGAACATCGCCATCGCACCGCCGGTCAGGTTGGGATGCACCCACGGCGTGCCCAGGCGCGCGTGTTCGGCGCTGAAAATGTCCTGCAACGCTTCCGGATGCGCATAGCGCAGCAGCCTGAGCACCGGGATCATTTCCATCGCATTGCGGTGCTGCACGAACAGCGCCAGCGACAACAACAGCATCGCCAGGTTGCCCAGCAACAGCATCACTACCAGGTTGTCGCGTTGTTGCGGGCGGGCGAGCAGCCACGGCGCGAGCAGCAGCGGCGACAGGTTGGCCAGCCACCGCACCCAGTTGACCCAGCCATTGCCGTCGGCAGCGATGCTGGCCTGGCCGACCAGCAAGGGCACCACGCTGAAGGCGGCCAGCAGCAGCAGCGAGCGCTGAACCGGATCGGGCCGCAGCGGCGGTTGCCGCTGGAACAGCAGTTGCAGGCCGACGCCCAGCCAGGTCATGCCCAGCACCGCTTCGGCCATGGTGAAACGGAAGCCCAGGTTGATCGAGCTGTAGGGGGCGAAGGTGGCCAGCAGCGCGAACAGCGACAGCCCGGCCGTGGGCCAGCGCAGCACCACCAGCGCCAGCGGCACGCCGGCCAGCAGCACGCTGAACTTCTCCAGCGGCAACAGCAGCAGTGCCGCGCCGAACAGCATGCCCAGCGCGGCGGCCAGCCAGCGTCCACCGCTCATCGGCAGGCCTCCGCCAGCAGCTCGGCCAAGCGGGCACGGTAGACCTGCGCATCGAAACGCGCCGCCGCTGCCTGCAGGTTCTCCACGGTCTCGCCTGGGTGGCGTCCGCCGCAGGCGCGCAGCAAGGCCGCGTCCAGGCTGGGGGGGCTGTATGGATCAAACCGCAACGCGTAGTCGGGCAGGATTTCGTCCAGAGCGCTGCCCGTGGCGGCGGCTACCGGCGTGCCCTGGGCCATGGCTTCGATCACCGGCAGGCCGAAGCCTTCGGCCCAGGCTGGATGGAACAGGCGGCCGGCACCGCGGTACACGGCGGC is a genomic window of Stenotrophomonas sp. Marseille-Q4652 containing:
- a CDS encoding O-antigen ligase family protein gives rise to the protein MSGGRWLAAALGMLFGAALLLLPLEKFSVLLAGVPLALVVLRWPTAGLSLFALLATFAPYSSINLGFRFTMAEAVLGMTWLGVGLQLLFQRQPPLRPDPVQRSLLLLAAFSVVPLLVGQASIAADGNGWVNWVRWLANLSPLLLAPWLLARPQQRDNLVVMLLLGNLAMLLLSLALFVQHRNAMEMIPVLRLLRYAHPEALQDIFSAEHARLGTPWVHPNLTGGAMAMFVPLAAFYALGTSGWRRWLGVAVAVLGAAALLLSGSRGAILAVGVVLAWLAWLRVPGARALLLGGVLLGAGLALGYAPLQARLATMFSAGNASTEVRMDEYRRFPEAMARYPLGIGFRTEPPVPGSGLLGISNLWLHLVYKLGLIGMLLHVVTTVRWWRAVAPRGRPGPIHAGNAIWMGATTALVAALVTGLIDHYYSSTMVLLALFWLVAGLGMQGAAAVAAGSPGAPRLSSGDKP
- a CDS encoding acyltransferase — protein: MRHRIHHSNDLATRLDDYAARLQLAPPQVADAYQWLLANEVVFEEPGSDGVRVSICSVDIEQRLADANARRLYAAFKQDLGIQLVPAFGINWPTFKDRWLRMWEQLYNIAINKVPFHWVRLTWLRLGGAKIGEGSTIWRNTEVLGINNLVIGRDSVIAWHCQIDARAGLRIGDHVAIASHVLIIAGSHDLAAPEFWSISAPIVIEDYVWVASRALVAHGARLGRGSVVTANTVVAKDVAPYKIVGGTGAKVMGERPHNLNYRVGGKNLLTLLH